The Corvus hawaiiensis isolate bCorHaw1 chromosome 10, bCorHaw1.pri.cur, whole genome shotgun sequence genome includes a window with the following:
- the PXYLP1 gene encoding 2-phosphoxylose phosphatase 1 isoform X3 yields MSYLSVDRQILTSPHAYAGCEHSPARGPLMYDSFSAGSSKKPSHPQLEAFIKHMSKGSAAQMDGSLSSLPRFPSHSLCEMGELTQIGVVQHLRNGQLLREIYINKHKLLPGDWTAKQLYLETTGKSRTLQSALALLYTFLPDFDWKKINMRHQWSTIFCSGSCDCPMRNHYLEEEQRRQYSLRVKNNDLEKIYVDMAKIVGIPTRQLRASNPIDSLLCYFCHNVSFPCTKTGCIGMEHFKVIKRHQLEDERERQEKKLYFLYALLATHPLLNQTVNRLQRIAEGKKEEVFVLYSAHDVTLSPVLSALGITEARFPRFAARLVFELWQDGKRPKEHFIRILYNGADVTFQTSFCKDHYKRSSKPMCPLEKFVNFVKRDMFLIFNSTSYYDACRRRAL; encoded by the exons ATGAGCTACCTTTCTGTTGACAGACAGATTCTTACGAGCCCTCATGCCTATGCAGGCTGTGAGCATAGCCCTGCAAGAGGTCCTCTCATGTATGATAGTTTCTCAGCTGGCTCTTCTAA GAAACCTTCTCATCCTCAGCTTGAAGCCTTCATTAAGCATATGTCCAAAGGGTCTGCAGCCCAAATGGATggttccctgagcagcctgccTCGCTTCCCCAGTCATTCTCTATGTGAAATGGGAGAGCTTACGCAGATAG GGGTTGTACAACATTTGCGAAATGGACAACTGCTCCGAGAAATTTATATCAACAAACACAAACTGCTCCCTGGTGACTGGACAGCCAAGCAGCTCTACTTGGAGACCACAGGGAAAAGCCGAACCCTGCAGAGTGCTTTGGCGCTGCTCTACACCTTTTTGCCAGATTTTGACTGGAAGAAAATCAACATGAGGCACCAGTGGAGCACCATTTTCTGCTCGGGAAGCTGCGACTGTCCCATGAGAAACCACTACCTAGAAGAGGAGCAGCGCAGGCAGTACAGCTTACGGGTGAAAAACAACGATTTGGAGAAAATATATGTGGATATGGCAAAGATTGTGGGCATTCCCACCAGGCAGCTGAGAGCTTCTAACCCAATAGATTCTCTCTTGTGCTATTTTTGTCATAATGTCTCATTTCCATGTACCAAAACTGGCTGCATTGGTATGGAGCACTTCAAAGTAATCAAGAGACATCAGCTGGAGGATGAGagagaaagacaggaaaagaaactttACTTCTTGTATGCACTATTGGCTACTCATCCTCTCCTCAACCAGACTGTCAATCGACTGCAGCGTATTGCAGAAGGCAAGAAGGAAGAAGTGTTTGTTCTCTACTCTGCGCATGATGTCACCTTGTCCCCTGTTCTCAGTGCCTTGGGCATTACAGAGGCCAGATTTCCCAGATTTGCTGCCAGATTAGTTTTTGAGCTCTGGCAGGATGGGAAGAGGCCCAAAGAACACTTTATCCGCATCCTGTACAACGGTGCTGATGTCACATTCCAGACCTCATTTTGCAAGGATCATTATAAACGGTCCAGCAAGCCAATGTGCCCACTAGAAAAATTTGTCAACTTTGTCAAGAGGGATATGTTCTTGATTTTTAACAGTACTAGCTACTATGATGCATGTCGTAGGAGAGCACTGTag